A genomic stretch from Motacilla alba alba isolate MOTALB_02 chromosome 29, Motacilla_alba_V1.0_pri, whole genome shotgun sequence includes:
- the LOC119712696 gene encoding keratin, type II cytoskeletal 6C-like, with the protein MSRQSVCRSFGGGSRRGFSSCSAIGGGFGGGSRSRSSYSSYSVSRGFGGGGRCGGFGSRSLHNMGGSARMSMGGCYGGGYGSRMGGFGGSYGGLGSFGGGMGGGGGGMCGFGGMGGGGMGGGGGMGGFGGGMGGFGGGMGGGGMGGFAGPGFGMGGPGRGGPGIQPVQIDTTLLRPVHVEIDPQIQQVKNQEKEQIKTLNNQFASFIDKVRFLEQQNKVLSTKWELLQQQGPSGPRKNLDVIFENYIQNLRRQLDSILAQRGQLESELQNMQQYVEDYKTKYEEEINRRTTAENEFVVLKKDVDSAYMTKVELEARVGALTDEINFLRCIYEEELSQMQTISRDLSVVVSMDNNRHLDLDSIIEEVRRQYEQIAQSSRAEAEAWYQSQYEQLQSTAGRHGDNLRNTKMEIQELTRNIQRLRAEIETVKKQNQQLQAAIAEAEERGEMALKDARLKLEELESALQKDKEELARLLKEYQELLNVKIALDVEIAMYRKLLEGEENRLCNDGMSNVNVSVVGRTTVSGGRGGMGGGFGGSGMGGGFGGSGMGGGFGGGSCGMGGGMGGGSSFGGGSMGGSCGMGGGMYAGGFSSGSGRMCGSGGGSSSVRRCVTTTSVKSSGVRF; encoded by the exons ATGTCTCGTCAGTCTGTCTGCAGGAGCTTCGgaggggggagcaggaggggctttagctcctgctctgccatcGGTGGTGGCTTTGGAGGCGGCAGCCGGAGCAGGAGCAGCTACAGCTCGTACTCCGTGTCCAGGGGATTCGGAGGTGGAGGACGGTGCGGGGGCTTCGGCAGCCGGAGCCTCCACAACATGGGGGGCAGCGCCAGGATGTCCATGGGCGGGTGCTACGGCGGCGGCTACGGCAGCAGGATGGGCGGCTTTGGCGGGAGCTACGGGGGTCTCGGCAGTTTTGGGGGTGGAatgggtggaggaggaggaggaatgtgCGGCTTTGGAGGAATGGGTGGAGGTGGAATGGGGGGTGGAGGAGGAATGGGTGGCTTTGGTGGTGGCATGGGTGGCTTTGGTGGTGGCATGGGTGGTGGAGGAATGGGTGGCTTTGCTGGCCCAGGCTTTGGCATGGGTGGCCCTGGGAGAGGCGGCCCTGGGATCCAGCCAGTGCAGATTGACACAACCCTCCTGCGCCCGGTCCATGTTGAGATTGACCCCCAGATCCAGCAAGTCAAAAaccaggagaaggagcagatcAAGACCCTGAACAACCAGTTTGCCTCCTTCATCGACAAG GTCCgattcctggagcagcagaacaagGTGCTCTCCACCAagtgggagctgctccagcagcaaggGCCGTCGGGGCCGAGGAAGAACCTGGATGTGATCTTTGAGAATTACATCCAGAACCTGCGCAGGCAGCTGGACTCAATCCTGGCACAGCGGGGCCAGCTGGAGTCAGAGCTGCAGAACATGCAGCAGTACGTCGAGGATTACAAAACCAA GTATGAGGAAGAGATCAACCGGCGCACGACAGCCGAGAACGAGTTCGTGGTGCTGAAGAAG GATGTGGACAGTGCCTACATGACCAAAGTCGAGCTGGAAGCCAGGGTGGGAGCTCTGACAGACGAAATCAACTTCCTGAGGTGCATCTATGAGGAG GAGCTGTCTCAGATGCAGACGATCAGCCGGGACCTGTCCGTGGTGGTGTCCATGGACAACAACCGGCACCTGGACCTGGACAGCATCATCGAGGAGGTTCGGCGCCAGTACGAGcagattgcccagagcagccgGGCTGAGGCCGAGGCCTGGTACCAGAGCCAG TatgagcagctccagagcacgGCCGGCCGGCACGGGGACAACCTTCGCAACACCAAGATGGAGATCCAGGAGCTGACCAGGAACATCCAGAGGCTGCGGGCTGAGATTGAGACTGTGAAGAAGCAG aaccagcagctgcaggcagccattgctgaggctgaggagaggggagagatgGCTCTCAAAGATGCCAGGTTgaagctggaagagctggagagtGCCCTGCAGAAGGACAAGGAGGAGCTGGCTCGCCTGCTGAAGGAgtaccaggagctgctgaatgTCAAGATTGCACTGGACGTTGAGATTGCCATGTacaggaagctgctggagggggAGGAGAACAG GCTGTGCAACGATGGCATGTCCAACGTCAATGTCT CTGTGGTGGGCAGGACGACTGTctctggaggcagaggaggcatGGGAGGAGGATTCGGAGGCAGCGGCATGGGAGGAGGATTCGGAGGCAGCGGCATGGGAGGAGGATTCGGAGGCGGCAGCTGTGGAATGGGAGGAGGAatgggaggaggcagcagcttcgGAGGAGGCAGCATGGGCggcagctgtgggatgggggGAGGAATGTACGCTGGCGGCTTCTCCTCTGGAAGCGGAAGGATGTGCGGCTCTGGCGGGGGATCCTCCTCCGTGCGGAGATGCGTCACCACCACCTCGGTCAAATCTTCGGGAGTGAGATTCTGA
- the LOC119712697 gene encoding keratin, type II cytoskeletal 3-like: MSRQSVCRSFGVGGRKGFSSCSAVGGGFGGGGGRSKISYSSYSSSRGGSGGGHCGGFSSRSLHSTGGSRRIAMGGCYGGGGYGGRMGGFGGGMSCGGMGGGGMGGGGMGMGGFGGGMCGGMGGGAGMGGFGGGMGGGGMGGMGGMGGFGGPGFPGGIQPVQVDPNLLRPVHVEIDPQIQQVKNQEKEQIKTLNNQFASFIDKVRFLEQQNKVLSTKWELLQQQGPSGPRKNLDVIFENYIQNLRRQLESILAQRGQLESELQNMRQYVEEFKTKYEEEINRRTAAENEFVVLKKDVDCAYMTKVELEAKVGALTDEINFLRCIYEEELSQMQTISRDLSVVVSMDNNRHLDLDSIIEEVRRQYEQIAQSSRAEAEAWYQSRYEELQNTAGKHGDSLRNTKIEIQELSRNVQRLRAEIENVKKQNQQLQAAIAEAEERGEMAIKDARRKLEELECALNKDKEELARLLKEYQELLNTKIALDVEIAMYRKLLEGEENRLCNDSMSNVNVSVVGRTTVSGGRGGMGGGFGGSGMGGGFGGGSCGMGGGFGGGSGMGGGMGGGGICGGGSSFGGGSMGGSCGMGGGMYAGGFSSGSGRMCGSGGGSSSVRRCVTTTSVKSSGVRF, encoded by the exons ATGTCTCGTCAGTCTGTCTGCAGGAGCTTTGGAGTCGGAGGGAGAAAGGgtttcagctcctgctctgctgtcgGTGGTGGATTTGGAGGCGGTGGTGGCCGGAGCAAGATCAGCTACAGCTCGTACTCTTCATCCCGGGGAGGAAGCGGAGGAGGACACTGCGGGGGGTTCAGCAGCCGGAGCCTCCATAGCACGGGGGGCAGCAGAAGGATTGCCATGGGTGGATGTTATGGCGGTGGTGGATACGGTGGCCGGATGGGCGGCTTTGGTGGAGGAATGAGCTGTGGAGGGATGGGTGGTGGCGGAATGGGTGGTGGAGGAATGGGAATGGGTGGCTTTGGTGGTGGAATGTGTGGTGGAATGGGTGGTGGGGCAGGAATGGGTGGCTTTGGTGGTGGAATGGGCGGTGGGGGAATGGGTGGAATGGGTGGAATGGGCGGCTTTGGTGGTCCAGGCTTCCCTGGAGGCATCCAGCCGGTGCAAGTTGACCCCAACCTCCTGCGTCCGGTCCATGTTGAGATTGACCCCCAGATCCAGCAAGTCAAAAACCAGGAGAAGGAACAGATCAAGACCCTGAACAACCAGTTTGCCTCCTTCATCGACAAG GTCCgattcctggagcagcagaacaagGTGCTCTCCACCAagtgggagctgctccagcagcaaggGCCGTCGGGGCCGAGGAAGAACCTGGATGTGATCTTTGAGAATTACATCCAGAACCTGCGGAGGCAGCTGGAATCAATCCTGGCACAGCGGGGCCAGCTGGAATCAGAGCTGCAGAACATGAGGCAGTACGTGGAGGAGTTCAAAACCAA GTATGAGGAGGAGATCAACCGGCGCACGGCTGCTGAGAACGAGTTTGTGGTGCTGAAGAAG GATGTGGACTGTGCCTACATGACCAAAGTGGAGCTGGAAGCCAAGGTGGGAGCTCTGACAGACGAAATCAACTTCCTGAGGTGCATCTACGAGGAG GAGCTGTCTCAGATGCAGACGATCAGCCGGGACCTGTCCGTGGTGGTGTCCATGGACAACAACCGGCACCTGGACCTGGACAGCATCATCGAGGAGGTTCGGCGCCAGTACGAGcagattgcccagagcagccgGGCTGAGGCCGAGGCCTGGTACCAGAGCAGG TATGAAGAGCTCCAGAACACTGCTGGAAAACACGGGGACAGCCTCCGCAACACCAAGATTGAGATCCAGGAGCTGTCCAGGAATGTCCAGAGGCTGCGGGCTGAGATCGAGAATGTGAAGAAGCAG aaccagcagctgcaggcagccatTGCTGAGGCTGAGGAGAGGGGGGAGATGGCCATCAAGGATGCCAGGAGGAAATTGGAAGAGCTGGAATGTGCCCTGAACAAGGACAAAGAGGAGCTGGCTCGCCTGCTGAAGGAgtaccaggagctgctgaacaCGAAAATTGCACTGGATGTTGAGATTGCCATGTacaggaagctgctggagggggAGGAGAACAG GCTGTGCAACGACAGCATGTCCAACGTCAATGTCT ctgtGGTGGGCAGGACGACTGTctctggaggcagaggaggcatGGGAGGAGGATTCGGAGGCAGCGGCATGGGAGGAGGATTCGGAGGCGGCAGCTGTGGCATGGGAGGAGGATTCGGAGGCGGCAGCGGCATGGGAGGAGGAATGGGAGGAGGCGGCATCTGcggaggaggcagcagcttcgGAGGAGGCAGCATGGGCggcagctgtgggatgggggGAGGAATGTACGCTGGCGGCTTCTCCTCTGGGAGCGGAAGGATGTGCGGCTCTGGCGGGGGATCCTCCTCCGTGCGGAGATGCGTCACCACCACCTCGGTCAAATCTTCGGGAGTGAGATTCTGA
- the LOC119712725 gene encoding keratin, type II cytoskeletal 6B-like has translation MSRQSVCRSFGVGSKRGFSSCSAVGGGFGGCGRSRISYSSFSTSRGIGGGSGRCGGFSSRSLHNLGGSTRISMGSSYGSGYGCRIGGFGGGFPGGFGGIGGGVIGGGMGGFCGPIRGGPGFPGGIQPVQVDPTLLRPVHVDIDPQIQQVKCQEKEQIKTLNNQFASFIDKVRFLEQQNKVLSTKWELLQQQGPSGPRKNLDVIFENYIQNLRRRLESLLGQRGQLESELQNMRQYVEEFKTKYEEEINRRTAAENEFVVLKKDVDCAYMTKVELEAKVGALTDEINFLRCIYEEELSQMQTISRDLSVVVSMDNNRHLDLDSIIEEVRRQYEQIAQSSRAEAEAWYQSRYEELQNTAGKHGDSLRNTKIEIQELSRNVQRLRTEIENVKKQNHHLQSAIAEAEERGEMATKDARRKLEELECALSKDKEELARLLKEYQELLNIKIALDVEIAMYRKLLEGEENRLCLENPSNVNVSVVGRTTVCGGRSGSFGASNGLSGGGVCTVGGGNIIGGSCGVGGGILSGGFSSGSGRMCSTAGGSFMAGGGSSSVRRCVTTTTVKSSGVKY, from the exons ATGTCTCGTCAGTCTGTCTGCAGGAGCTTCGGAGTTGGGAGCAAAAGGGgtttcagctcctgctccgCTGTTGGTGGTGGCTTTGGAGGCTGTGGTCGGAGCAGGATCAGCTACAGCTCGTTCTCCACATCCAGGGGGATTGGAGGTGGCAGCGGACGCTGTGGAGGATTCAGCAGCCGGAGCCTCCACAACCTGGGGGGCAGCACACGGATTTCCATGGGCAGCTCTTATGGCAGTGGCTACGGATGTAGAATTGGTGGCTTTGGTGGAGGATTTCCAGGAGGATTTGGTGGCATTGGCGGAGGTGTCATTGGTGGAGGAATGGGCGGCTTTTGTGGCCCCATCAGAGGTGGCCCCGGGTTCCCTGGAGGCATCCAACCGGTGCAGGTGGACCCAACCCTCCTGCGGCCAGTCCATGTTGACATTGACCCTCAGATCCAGCAAGTGAAGTgccaggagaaggagcagatcAAGACTCTGAACAACCAGTTTGCCTCCTTCATCGACAAG GTCCgattcctggagcagcagaacaagGTGCTCTCCACCAagtgggagctgctccagcagcaaggGCCGTCGGGACCGAGGAAGAACCTGGATGTGATCTTTGAGAATTACATCCAGAACCTGCGGAGGAGGCTGGAGTCGCTGCTGGGGCAGCGGGGCCAGCTGGAATCAGAGCTGCAGAACATGAGGCAGTACGTGGAGGAGTTCAAAACCAA GTATGAGGAGGAGATCAACCGGCGCACAGCTGCTGAGAACGAGTTTGTGGTGCTGAAGAAG GATGTGGACTGTGCCTACATGACCAAAGTGGAGCTGGAAGCCAAGGTGGGAGCTCTGACAGACGAAATCAACTTCCTGAGGTGCATCTACGAGGAG GAGCTGTCTCAGATGCAGACGATCAGCCGGGACCTGTCCGTGGTGGTGTCCATGGACAACAACCGGCACCTGGACCTGGACAGCATCATCGAGGAGGTTCGGCGCCAGTACGAGcagattgcccagagcagccgGGCTGAGGCCGAGGCCTGGTACCAGAGCAGG TATGAAGAGCTCCAGAACACTGCTGGAAAACACGGGGACAGCCTCCGCAACACCAAGATTGAGATCCAGGAGCTGTCCAGGAATGTCCAGAGGCTGCGGACAGAGATTGAGAATGTGAAGAAGCAG aACCATCATCTGCAGTCAGCTATCGCTGAggctgaggaaaggggggagaTGGCCACCAAGGATGCCAGGAGGAAGCTGGAAGAACTGGAATGTGCCCTGAGCAAGGACAAGGAGGAGCTGGCTCGCCTGCTGAAGGAgtaccaggagctgctgaacaTCAAGATTGCACTGGATGTTGAGATTGCCATGTacaggaagctgctggagggCGAGGAGAACAG GCTCTGCTTAGAGAACCCCTCCAACGTGAATGTCT CTGTGGTGGGCAGAACCACCGTGTGTGGAGGCAGATCTGGCAGCTTCGGAGCCAGCAACGGCCTGAGCGGAGGAGGAGTGTGCACAGTTGGTGGTGGGAACATCATTGGCGgcagctgtggggtgggaggagggatCCTCAGTGGAGGCTTCTCCTCTGGGAGCGGGAGgatgtgcagcactgcaggtggcagcttcaTGGCCGGGGGGGGCTCCTCCTCTGTGCGGAGATGCGTCACCACCACGACGGTCAAATCCTCCGGGGTCAAATACTGA